One region of Macadamia integrifolia cultivar HAES 741 chromosome 11, SCU_Mint_v3, whole genome shotgun sequence genomic DNA includes:
- the LOC122092913 gene encoding uncharacterized protein LOC122092913, translating into MSPPQTEKEIRGFLGRIQYISWFISQLTAICEPIFKLLKKDQPKRWNPQCKLAFDRINSYLVNPPILIPPTPGRPLLLYLSVLETSMGSMVAQHGPDGHIEQAIYYLSKNFTDYETRYTTLEKTCAAWVWATRRLRHYMLTYSVFLVARMDPIKYLFEKPVLTSKLARWLLLLAEFDIVYVTQKSIKGSVIVEHLSAHPVVDTRPLNDIFSDEDVVSVEVENEVGIWQMFFDGAANHKGCGAGVLLITPEGLNMPMAYRLDFECTNNKAEYEACLMGLKVAISIGVKRLEVYGDSSIVICQVQGKWKTKEEKFADALATLASMVDFGPGEQIQPFIIDRRDHPSHQGFVNALTVDGRPWFAHIVDFIREGKYPADATQGDKRFLRRYATQFILHEDILYKRSFDGVQLVCVDEDQAQTILEQVHQGICGPHMNAQLHTLSSPWPFSTWGIDVIGKINPKASNGHEFVLVAIDYFTKWVEAQSYAKLTVAKVAKFLQEHIICRHGMPHEVISDQGQHFRGKAQELCDQFRIARHRSSPYRPQTNGAVEAANKNMKVILQKMADRNNDWADKLPYALWAYRTSIRTPIGATPYSLVYGMEAVLPVKLEVPSLRILMESHIPEADWLKSREWIGDTIGRTFGIDFNGPIVYQILNGML; encoded by the exons ATGTCACCTCCTCAAACGGAGAAGGAAATTCGAGGGTTTTTAGGAAGGATCCAATACATTAGTTGGTTCATTTCTCAACTAACAGCCATATGTGAACCGATCTTCAAATTACTGAAAAAGGATCAACctaagaggtggaatcctcAATGCAAATTGGCTTTTGATCGCATCAATAGCTACCTGgtaaacccaccaatcctcattcccCCTACTCCCGGAAGGCCATTGTTGTTGTATCTCTCTGTATTAGAAACCTCCATGGGATCGATGGTGGCTCAGCATGGTCCAGATGGGCATATAGAGCaagcaatttattaccttagtaagaatTTCACAGACTATGAGACAAGGTACACAACCCTGGAGAAGACTTGTGCAGCTTGGGTTTGGGCAACAAGGAGGTTGAGACATTACATGTTGACCTATTCAGTCTTTTTAGTAGCcagaatggatcccatcaagtatCTTTTTGAGAAACCCGTGTTGACGAGCAAATTAGCACGTTGGTTATTGCTCTTAGCGGAGTTCGACATTGTGTATGTCACCCAGAAgtccatcaagggtagtgtcatCGTTGAACATCTATCCGCACATCCAGTTGTTGATACGAGGCCTTTGAATGATATATTTTCAGATGAAGATGTAGTTTCTGTTGAGGTTGAAAATGAGGTTGGCATTTGGcaaatgttctttgatggagctgCCAATCACAAAGGTTGTGGAGCCGGAGTTCTACTTATAACTCCTGAAGGGTTGAACATGCCCATGGCATATAGGTTGGACTTCGAGTGCACCAACAACAAGGCCGAGTATGAAGCTTGCCTCATGGGATTGAAAGTAGCCATCTCTATTGGGGTCAAAAGATTAGAAGTATATGGAGATTCGTCAATTGTCATATGCCAAGTCCAAGGCAAGTGgaaaacaaaggaggaaaa GTTTGCCGATGCTTTGGCTACTCTCGCATCGATGGTTGATTTTGGTCCGGGTGAGCAAATACAACCATTCATTATAGATCGGAGAGATCATCCTTCACATCAAGGCTTTGTCAATGCCCTGACAGTAGATGGTAGGCCTTGGTTTgcccatattgtggattttatcagagaGGGGAAGTACCCTGCAGATGCTACCCAAGGAGATAAAAGGTTCCTGAGGCGttatgccacccaattcataTTACACGAAGATATTTTATACAAGCGATCTTTTGATGGTGTACAACTGGTgtgcgtggatgaagatcaagcacagACAATCTTGGAGCAAGTACATCAGGGAATCTGTGGccctcacatgaatgccc AATTGCACACGCTGAGTTCTCCGTGGCCTTTTTCCACTTGGGGTATCGATGTGATCGGAAAAATTAACCCCAAAGCTTCGAACGGGCATGAGTTTGTgttggtagctattgattacttcaccaaatgggtagaggctcAGTCATACGCAAAACTCACAGTGGCaaaggtagccaaatttttACAAGAACATATCATTTGCCGACATGGGATGCCCCATGAGGTGATTTCTGACCAAGGTCAACATTTTAGGGGCAAGGCACAGGAGTTGTGTGACCAATTCAGGATTGCAAGGCACAGGTCTTCTCCTTATCGCCCTCAAACCAATGGAGCGGTTGAAGCggcaaacaaaaacatgaaggtCATACTCCAGAAGATGGCTGATAGGAACAATGATTGGGCTGACAAATTACCTTATGCCTTATGGGCTTATCGGACTTCTATTAGAACTCCAATTGGGGCAACTCCGTACTCTTTAGTCTACGGGATGGAAGCAGTCCTCCCGGTTAAGCTAGAGGTCCCCTCTCTTAGAATTCTCATGGAGAGTCATATTCCAGAAGCGGATTGGCTCAAGTCAAG